The genomic DNA AGATTAAAAAATACACAAGCGAAGCAGTAGCAGGCTTAGACAACGTAAGTCTCAGCGAGCTTGAAGTAGACGCGAAAATTCAGTTTCGCGACAATATCACTACCGAAGAAATTCAACAAACTCTCATAAAAACCGCAGTTGATAAGATAGATATAGATCGCCCGAACTGGACATTCGTAGCAGCAAGACTATTTTTATACGATTTATATCACAAAACAACCGGATTTAGCGGATACAACTCGCTCAAAGAGTATTTTGAAAAAGGTGAAAAAAACGGACGCATACTTCTTGGTCTAAAAGAAAAATACGATCTTGAAGATCTAAACGCATATATAAAGCCTGAACGTGATTTGCAATTTACCTATCTTGGTATAAAAACGCTTTATGATAGATATCTTATAAAAGATAGAAATGCAAAACCTATCGAGCTACCTCAACATATGTTTATGGCAATCGCTATGTTTTTAGCTCAAAATGAGCTTGACTCTCAAAGCTGGGCAAAGAAATTTTACGATCTGATAAGTAAATTTGAAGTGATGCTTGCGACTCCTACTTTAAGCAACGCTAGAACCACTCGACATCAGCTCTCAAGCTGCTATGTCGGAAGTACTCCTGATAATATAGAAGGAATTTTCGATAGCTATAAAGAGATGGCGTTGCTTTCTAAATTCGGCGGCGGTATCGGCTGGGACTGGTGTAAAGTGCGCGCGATGGGCGGAAGTATAGACGGACATAAAAACGCTGCGGGCGGCATAATTCCGTTTTTAAAAGTTACAAACGATATAGCAGTCGCAGTCGATCAGCTAGGAACTAGAAAAGGCGCCATCGCGGTTTATATCGAGCCTTGGCATATGGACGTAAGTGACTTTTTAGATCTACGTAAAAACTCGGGCGAAGAGCGCAGACGTGCTCATGAGCTATTTCCTGCTTTATGGATAAATGATCTTTTTATGAAAAGACTTAGCCAAAATGAGAGATGGACTCTATTTGATCCGGCTGATACTCCAGATCTTTGCGATTTATACGGCGACGAGTTTGAAAAACGCTATATCGAGTATGAAAAAGATCCACATATAGCTAAGAGTAGTATGCTAGCAAAAGAGCTTTGGAAAAAGATACTTACAAACTATTTTGAGACCGGAATGCCGTTTTTATGCTTTAAAGATAATGCAAACAGAGCCAACCCAAATGCTCATAAAGGTATCATAAGAAGCTCAAATTTATGCACCGAGATATTTCAAAATACAGAGCCGAATTACTACCAAACAAAAGTCGTTTTTGATGATGGAAGTTTTAAGCTATTTGATGAGAGTGAAGATATAACCGTAGATGGTGGATATACTAAAAAAGCGAAAAAAATAACCGCTCTTGATAGACTTTATAATAAAGATATATTTATAGTAGAAAAAGGTATAAAAGAGGGAAAAACTGCCGTTTGCAACCTAGCAAGTATAAACTTAAGCAAGATAAACTCAAAAGAAGATATCGCAAGAGTCGTGCCTATCGCTATAAGAATGCTTGATAATGTTATAGATCTAAATTTCTACCCTCACGCTAAAGTCAAACATACGAATTTAGCCAGTCGTTCAATCGGGCTTGGAGTTATGGGTGAGGCGCAGATGTTAGCCGAAAAAGGTATTATTTGGGGAAGTTATGAACATCTTGAGTTTATAGATGAAGTAATGGAAAACATTAGTTATAACGCCATCTATGCTTCATCTAATTTAGCTGTTGAAAAAGGAGCTTATCCTGATTTTGAAGGTTCAAACTGGTCAAAAGGTATATTTCCTATTGATATGGCAAATAAAAACGCAAAAGCTCTTATAAACAGAGGCGGACTATTTGATCAAAATAGCTGCGACTGGGAAAAACTAAGAGCGAAAGTAAAAGAAGGCGGAATGAGAAACGGTTATCTTATGGCAATCGCTCCGACTTCAAGTATAAGCATTTTAGTAGGAACTACTCAAACAATCGAACCTGTTTATAAACGTAAATGGTTTGAACAAAATTTATCCGGAATGATACCTTCTGTAGTACCAAATTTAAATACCGAAACTTGGCAATTTTATACACCAGCTTACGAACTCGATCAAAAGCTTATCATAAAAGCCGGAGCCGTACGTCAAAAATGGATAGATCAAGGTCAAAGCTTAAATATATTTATGAGCTTAGACAAAGCTAGCGGAAGATATCTAAGCGAAATTTACACTCTAGCTTGGGAATTAGGCGTAAAATCTACTTACTATTTAAGAAGTGAAAGTCCGGATTCTAGTCATCTTGATAACAAACCTATGGATAGAAGCGTAGAGTGTGAGGGTTGTCAGTAAGATATTTTCAAACTCAAATTTAAACTAAAAAACTTCTTAAACCTACTTTTTTAATTGGCGTCAGACAAAATTTTAAATCTCTGACGTCGAAATAAACCTAAATTTACAAAATAACCCATTGAATAATAAATTATATTTTAAATTTAAAATTACTTTTGATGAAAAATAATTTTTCAGTCAATTTTCGATATAATTGAAAGTTTTTTAAAATCAATCAAAGGAGTTCTTGTGGATAATCTACACGAACATAAACTAAAGCGTGGTATGAACTCACGCCATTTAAATATGATAGCAATCGGCGGAGCTATAGGCGCTGGATTATTTGTAGCTAGCGGAAATACGATCGCTACGGCCGGTCCTGGAGGAGCACTTTTAGCTTACGCATTAATAGGTTTTATGGTATATCTGCTTATGCAAAGCCTTGGAGAAATGGCTACGTATATGCCAGTCGCCGGAAGCTTTGAAGAATATAGCGCTAGATTTATCAGTCCATCTTTTGGATTTGCCATCGGTTGGAATTACTGGTTTAATTGCGCTATAACAGTCGCGGCCGAGCTTGTAGCAGCGGCGATAGTTATGAAATTTTGGTTTCCGGATGTTCCATCTACTCTCTGGTCTGCTCTATTTTTGAGCGTTATTATTATTATAAATTATTTTAGTTCGGGTGTTTTTGGAGAGAGTGAGTTTTGGTTTGCTCTTATAAAAGTTGTGACTGTTTTGGCTTTTATAATCCTTGGTTTAGCAATGATATTTGGTATTATGAACGGTCATTCTGGCGGCTTTTCAAACTGGACTTTAGTGAGTGATAGCGGAGAGTCCGCACCATTTGTAAATGGCTGGTTCGGGATACTTGCCGTGTTTATGGTGGCTGGTTTTAGCTTTCAAGGAACCGAATTAGTTGCAGTGGCTGCAGGAGAGGCAAAAAATCCTGAAAAAAGTATACCAAAAGCGATAAATGCGATATTTTGGCGAATTTTACTTTTTTATATTTTTGCGATCGCGATAATAGGAACTTTAGTTCCGTTCACTGATCCAAATTTACTTAGAAACGATGAAACAGACATAGCTC from Campylobacter fetus subsp. fetus includes the following:
- a CDS encoding ribonucleoside-diphosphate reductase subunit alpha, with protein sequence MKVIKRNGRTEELDISKIKKYTSEAVAGLDNVSLSELEVDAKIQFRDNITTEEIQQTLIKTAVDKIDIDRPNWTFVAARLFLYDLYHKTTGFSGYNSLKEYFEKGEKNGRILLGLKEKYDLEDLNAYIKPERDLQFTYLGIKTLYDRYLIKDRNAKPIELPQHMFMAIAMFLAQNELDSQSWAKKFYDLISKFEVMLATPTLSNARTTRHQLSSCYVGSTPDNIEGIFDSYKEMALLSKFGGGIGWDWCKVRAMGGSIDGHKNAAGGIIPFLKVTNDIAVAVDQLGTRKGAIAVYIEPWHMDVSDFLDLRKNSGEERRRAHELFPALWINDLFMKRLSQNERWTLFDPADTPDLCDLYGDEFEKRYIEYEKDPHIAKSSMLAKELWKKILTNYFETGMPFLCFKDNANRANPNAHKGIIRSSNLCTEIFQNTEPNYYQTKVVFDDGSFKLFDESEDITVDGGYTKKAKKITALDRLYNKDIFIVEKGIKEGKTAVCNLASINLSKINSKEDIARVVPIAIRMLDNVIDLNFYPHAKVKHTNLASRSIGLGVMGEAQMLAEKGIIWGSYEHLEFIDEVMENISYNAIYASSNLAVEKGAYPDFEGSNWSKGIFPIDMANKNAKALINRGGLFDQNSCDWEKLRAKVKEGGMRNGYLMAIAPTSSISILVGTTQTIEPVYKRKWFEQNLSGMIPSVVPNLNTETWQFYTPAYELDQKLIIKAGAVRQKWIDQGQSLNIFMSLDKASGRYLSEIYTLAWELGVKSTYYLRSESPDSSHLDNKPMDRSVECEGCQ
- a CDS encoding amino acid permease, which translates into the protein MDNLHEHKLKRGMNSRHLNMIAIGGAIGAGLFVASGNTIATAGPGGALLAYALIGFMVYLLMQSLGEMATYMPVAGSFEEYSARFISPSFGFAIGWNYWFNCAITVAAELVAAAIVMKFWFPDVPSTLWSALFLSVIIIINYFSSGVFGESEFWFALIKVVTVLAFIILGLAMIFGIMNGHSGGFSNWTLVSDSGESAPFVNGWFGILAVFMVAGFSFQGTELVAVAAGEAKNPEKSIPKAINAIFWRILLFYIFAIAIIGTLVPFTDPNLLRNDETDIAQSPFTMVFNRAGIAFAASVMNAVIFTAIFSAGNSWLYSSTRMLYALAHSGKAPKIFGKTNKRGVPIYALIATAIIGAACFFTSFMGDGSAYSWLINASALAGFITWMGVAWAHYKFRKAYVLQGNDPANLPFRAKWYPLGPTLALIMCAIVIIGQNFESFMQGKDMVSLLTSYVGLYLFLGIWFVHKIMTKSKPIDPLKADLSRNHAHI